In one Lolium rigidum isolate FL_2022 chromosome 3, APGP_CSIRO_Lrig_0.1, whole genome shotgun sequence genomic region, the following are encoded:
- the LOC124694509 gene encoding uncharacterized protein LOC124694509 has product MGTTGDWSGLPEDLLLIAMAAMEVPDVVRSGYVCSAWRSAYATFRRLRLPTRPNQPPCLLYPRVDADATGSALLYSPFTNTTFRLPPLHSAVGSANGWIFTTDEAPNPYLVNPVTGARVALPPITALERVKSSFLDGEGNTVYDVDFAWKGGPAMQHVTAQKARDWMYRRVAISGAATAACIVLLVHMPHGELSFARPGDERWTPVPDPIRWIPGAFDSVAHDDEKSGLFYVLRSTGDVLALDLSGASPVTRHVSITWGNHAPKNTDYLIPTPCDRSLLLVRRQLVRSVEFPEEEEESSDGCDTDRRRSNSATTRIYMEKIWLDRPRPPRIETAEGVGDNALFLGRNSPMCFPVAGYPMLKPNCAYLVDDCEQLTMPVTRRDFGIWDFGSRSLHKLVDVWPSLPPWSDTSIPIWITPSLH; this is encoded by the coding sequence ATGGGAACAACCGGGGACTGGTCCGGGCTGCCGGAAGATCTCCTGCTCATCGCCATGGCGGCGATGGAGGTACCCGACGTGGTCCGCTCGGGATACGTCTGCTCCGCGTGGCGCTCCGCCTACGCTACGTTCCGTCGCCTCCGCCTCCCCACGCGGCCCAACCAGCCGCCCTGCCTGCTATACCCTCGCGTCGACGCCGACGCGACCGGCTCCGCCTTGCTCTACTCCCCGTTCACCAACACCACCTTCCGCCTGCCCCCGCTCCACAGTGCCGTCGGCTCGGCGAACGGGTGGATCTTCACCACCGACGAGGCCCCCAATCCTTACCTCGTCAACCCCGTGACCGGCGCCCGGGTCGCGCTCCCGCCCATCACGGCCCTCGAGCGCGTCAAGAGCAGCTTCTTGGACGGCGAGGGGAACACCGTGTAcgacgtcgacttcgcctggaaaGGCGGGCCCGCCATGCAGCACGTCACGGCGCAGAAGGCGAGAGACTGGATGTACCGTCGGGTGGCCATCTCCGGCGCCGCCACGGCGGCCTGCATCGTCTTGCTGGTGCACATGCCGCACGGGGAGCTCTCCTTCGCCAGGCCAGGCGACGAGCGCTGGACCCCGGTCCCTGACCCGATCAGATGGATCCCCGGCGCCTTCGACAGCGTAGCTCACGACGATGAGAAAAGCGGCCTGTTTTACGTGCTACGCTCCACCGGCGACGTGCTCGCTCTGGATCTTAGCGGTGCGTCACCGGTGACGAGGCACGTGTCGATCACGTGGGGAAACCACGCCCCCAAGAACACTGACTACCTCATCCCCACGCCTTGCGACCGCAGCCTCTTGCTGGTGAGGAGACAGTTGGTCAGGTCCGTGGAgttcccggaggaggaggaggagagctcTGATGGGTGTGATACTGATAGGCGTCGCTCCAACTCCGCCACGACCCGCATCTACATGGAAAAGATTTGGCTCGACAGGCCAAGGCCACCAAGGATAGAGACGGCGGAAGGCGTGGGGGACAATGCTTTGTTCCTTGGGCGCAACTCGCCCATGTGTTTTCCCGTCGCGGGCTACCCAATGCTCAAGCCAAACTGCGCCTATCTGGTCGACGACTGTGAGCAGCTCACTATGCCCGTCACACGGAGGGACTTCGGTATCTGGGACTTCGGTAGCAGAAGCCTGCACAAGCTCGTTGATGTGTGGCCGTCTCTCCCTCCATGGTCGGATACGTCTATTCCGATCTGGATCACACCATCTCTTCACTAG